The Cyclobacteriaceae bacterium genome includes a region encoding these proteins:
- the mutY gene encoding A/G-specific adenine glycosylase, whose translation MKEGYFSKKIVQWYHESHRDLPWRNTQDAYKIWLSEIILQQTRVAQGLPYYQKFIQQYPDVRSLARAKEQDVLRLWQGLGYYTRARNLHKCAQEVVTKFGGKFPQTFEELKQLSGIGDYTAAAIASFAFHQPVAVVDGNVYRVLSRVFGIEKDVATPEGRKFFFKKANELISTTDPATHNQAVMEFGAMHCLPQNPKCEDCVFSKACVANLNALQSVLPVKSKKLKIRKRYMHYFIIRHGGKTLMKMREEKDIWKGLYDFHLIEKKRTHKIENLLEENDPLSNYHPATDRKPVKHILSHQHLIVKFIEIDIPSEKEFIRIGKTLGLKSYSLKAVEDLPKPILIERLLNSK comes from the coding sequence ATGAAGGAGGGATATTTCTCTAAAAAAATCGTTCAGTGGTATCACGAGTCACATCGCGATCTGCCATGGAGAAACACCCAAGACGCATATAAAATATGGCTTTCGGAAATTATTTTGCAGCAAACCAGGGTCGCTCAAGGCCTTCCGTATTACCAAAAATTTATTCAACAATATCCTGACGTAAGATCGCTCGCTCGGGCAAAAGAGCAGGACGTCTTGAGATTATGGCAGGGTTTGGGATACTATACCCGCGCAAGAAACCTTCACAAATGCGCTCAGGAAGTTGTCACAAAATTCGGAGGGAAGTTTCCCCAAACTTTTGAGGAACTCAAACAACTTTCAGGCATTGGTGACTACACCGCTGCTGCGATTGCATCCTTTGCATTCCATCAACCCGTAGCGGTAGTTGATGGCAATGTTTATCGCGTTCTTTCAAGAGTATTTGGAATAGAAAAAGATGTTGCCACTCCTGAAGGCAGGAAGTTTTTCTTTAAAAAAGCAAATGAACTGATCTCAACTACAGATCCGGCAACTCACAATCAGGCAGTGATGGAATTTGGTGCCATGCATTGCCTTCCGCAAAATCCAAAATGTGAAGATTGTGTATTCTCGAAGGCGTGTGTTGCCAATCTCAATGCCCTTCAATCTGTACTTCCTGTCAAATCAAAGAAGTTAAAGATTCGAAAACGATACATGCATTACTTTATCATCCGCCATGGGGGTAAAACATTGATGAAAATGCGCGAGGAAAAAGATATCTGGAAAGGTCTTTATGATTTTCATCTTATTGAGAAAAAGCGAACGCATAAAATTGAAAATCTTCTTGAGGAAAATGACCCATTAAGTAATTATCATCCAGCAACAGATCGAAAACCGGTCAAACACATTCTTTCTCATCAGCATTTGATTGTAAAATTTATTGAAATAGATATTCCGTCAGAAAAAGAATTCATCAGGATTGGCAAAACACTGGGTCTGAAATCTTACTCATTAAAAGCTGTCGAGGATTTGCCAAAGCCTATCCTCATCGAACGACTTCTTAACAGTAAATAA
- a CDS encoding YraN family protein produces the protein MTDNIKMGEQGEDLAAAFLQEKGFTILERNFRFKKSEIDLIVSRGNWLVFIEVKTRTSTAFGYPEEFVDYKKKKMIFEGALEYMYRQDWQGNVRYDIVAVNIYGHKHKIRHIEDAFY, from the coding sequence ATGACTGATAATATCAAAATGGGAGAGCAGGGGGAAGATCTGGCGGCGGCATTCCTTCAGGAAAAAGGTTTTACCATCCTGGAAAGGAACTTTCGTTTTAAGAAATCAGAAATCGATCTGATTGTGAGTCGCGGAAACTGGCTGGTTTTTATTGAAGTAAAAACGAGAACATCAACGGCTTTCGGATATCCCGAAGAATTTGTTGACTACAAAAAGAAGAAAATGATTTTCGAAGGAGCGCTTGAATATATGTATCGCCAAGACTGGCAGGGGAATGTTCGATATGACATCGTAGCCGTAAATATTTATGGCCATAAGCACAAGATTCGTCACATTGAAGATGCTTTTTACTAG
- a CDS encoding SAM-dependent methyltransferase — MKGKLFLLPTIIADETQKFVLPSLVTESVKSLSYFLCENVRTARRFVSSLKVHESIEALQFEVLDKDTPATSLAKLLSPLQNGINVGILSESGCPGIADPGAMAVAYAHQNQIQVVPLVGPSSILLALMASGLNGQKFAFHGYLPVEAKDAGNSIKVLEQESREKNQTQIFIETPYRNNSLLNHLLKSLRGDTKLCVAINLTSADEKIICQDINQWKKGLMTFEKVPAVFLFLAIK; from the coding sequence ATGAAAGGCAAACTTTTTCTTCTCCCGACTATTATTGCTGACGAAACACAGAAATTCGTTTTGCCATCACTGGTAACGGAGTCGGTAAAATCCCTCTCCTATTTTTTGTGTGAAAATGTACGCACTGCACGGCGGTTTGTAAGCAGCCTTAAAGTGCATGAGAGCATTGAGGCACTTCAGTTTGAAGTTCTTGATAAAGACACTCCTGCTACATCTTTGGCAAAACTATTGTCTCCACTTCAAAATGGGATTAATGTTGGCATTCTCAGCGAATCAGGTTGCCCTGGCATTGCGGATCCGGGTGCAATGGCTGTCGCTTACGCACATCAAAACCAGATACAGGTTGTTCCATTGGTCGGGCCTTCTTCAATCCTGCTTGCCTTGATGGCCTCAGGATTAAACGGGCAAAAATTTGCTTTTCATGGATACCTTCCGGTAGAAGCAAAAGATGCGGGCAATTCAATAAAAGTCCTTGAGCAAGAGTCAAGAGAAAAAAATCAAACTCAGATATTCATTGAAACTCCTTATCGGAACAACTCACTGTTAAACCATTTGTTGAAGTCCTTAAGAGGAGATACAAAGCTTTGTGTTGCTATCAACCTCACATCCGCTGATGAAAAAATCATCTGTCAGGACATAAATCAATGGAAGAAAGGCCTCATGACATTTGAAAAAGTCCCTGCTGTATTCCTTTTTCTGGCAATCAAATAG
- a CDS encoding response regulator translates to MSEYKQFSEHDKKVLLKIFRLTMILILLTATFFSFAQSTHEEEISPVANHTFTVLKEYDSFSNRPIHLATPPVKVVFWESAWFRFSAGFLIVGILLFIQRLRVRTIQKMRRAFENELIERNEEVLRQVKTVRIHSDSLLKLRGQFDSLQKSLEDQIEKTEKSEQTKANLLAMISYGVNSPLNGLKEISSSLKEVQLTKEMHECSAAIENHVNDLQSAVHDIFDFAKIEAGQIKLDEKEFNLRRCIEDVLEVFASKSGDIDFDLVYRLRDDVPVQIWGDAFRLKQVLTNLIANVLKFTQQVEDIFIDVQVVKTEGDIHTLDFQIHNSGYGIHYESAVSMFKSSSYSDNLSNDQYGGTGLGLPTCENLVRLMGGTIVMESHRGKGSTFSFAIKFKTDANRFKGTENFETDQLEGKNVLLVHNHSISLNVLKDQLQRWKMNVTAAASGFEAMKFLSERSSFDLVITDLKMQGFDGVQLGQAIRKFHSSLPVILLSPKDNERAKKEGDLFNSIISKPVRQAVFHKHLSRCVISFDRYIAEASGQ, encoded by the coding sequence ATGTCTGAATACAAACAATTTTCCGAACACGACAAAAAAGTCCTGCTGAAAATATTCAGGCTTACAATGATCTTGATCTTATTGACTGCCACTTTTTTCTCATTCGCACAGAGTACGCATGAAGAAGAAATATCTCCTGTGGCTAATCATACTTTTACGGTTCTAAAGGAGTATGATTCGTTTAGTAATCGGCCTATTCATCTTGCAACACCGCCTGTAAAGGTTGTGTTCTGGGAATCAGCATGGTTTCGTTTCTCAGCAGGATTTCTGATCGTAGGTATTCTGCTTTTCATTCAACGTCTCAGAGTGCGCACCATTCAGAAAATGAGAAGAGCTTTTGAGAATGAGCTGATAGAAAGAAATGAAGAGGTCCTTCGACAGGTAAAAACAGTTCGGATTCATTCCGATTCTCTTTTAAAATTAAGAGGACAGTTTGACTCCCTTCAGAAAAGTCTTGAAGACCAAATCGAGAAAACAGAAAAGTCAGAACAAACAAAGGCCAATCTCCTGGCAATGATAAGCTACGGAGTGAATTCGCCTCTGAATGGCTTAAAGGAGATTTCCTCTTCGCTAAAAGAAGTACAGCTCACCAAAGAGATGCACGAATGTTCCGCCGCAATCGAAAATCATGTGAATGATCTGCAATCCGCTGTCCATGATATTTTTGATTTTGCTAAGATTGAGGCTGGACAAATCAAGCTGGATGAAAAGGAATTCAATCTTCGTCGCTGTATTGAAGACGTTTTGGAAGTCTTCGCCAGTAAGTCAGGCGACATCGATTTTGATCTGGTATATCGATTAAGAGATGATGTGCCTGTTCAAATTTGGGGAGATGCATTCCGCTTGAAGCAAGTCTTGACTAATCTTATTGCAAATGTGTTAAAATTCACACAACAGGTTGAAGACATCTTCATTGATGTGCAGGTTGTGAAAACAGAAGGCGACATTCATACTCTTGATTTTCAGATCCACAATTCTGGATATGGAATTCACTATGAAAGTGCCGTCAGTATGTTCAAGTCATCCAGTTACTCCGATAATTTAAGCAACGATCAGTATGGTGGTACCGGATTAGGTTTACCGACTTGTGAAAATCTCGTGAGGCTCATGGGTGGAACTATTGTGATGGAAAGTCACAGAGGGAAGGGATCAACCTTCTCCTTTGCAATCAAATTCAAGACTGATGCAAACCGCTTTAAGGGAACTGAGAATTTTGAAACCGATCAGCTCGAGGGCAAAAATGTTCTGCTGGTGCATAATCATTCCATCAGCCTTAATGTTTTAAAAGACCAGTTGCAACGGTGGAAAATGAATGTTACTGCTGCTGCTTCCGGATTTGAAGCGATGAAATTCTTATCGGAAAGATCAAGCTTTGATCTTGTGATAACAGATTTAAAGATGCAGGGATTTGATGGTGTTCAGTTGGGACAAGCGATTCGAAAATTTCATTCTTCTCTTCCTGTAATCCTTTTGAGTCCGAAAGACAATGAAAGGGCTAAAAAAGAGGGCGATCTGTTCAATTCAATAATCTCCAAACCTGTCCGGCAAGCTGTCTTTCATAAACATCTTTCAAGATGTGTAATCTCATTCGACAGATACATCGCAGAGGCTAGCGGGCAATAG
- a CDS encoding tetratricopeptide repeat protein: MLKNRILLLAISALLIVALFFLPKAVVENDNQLQTGTDSKGSGAMAASPHGPTPQGVRQNINRLKARYLSGLPEEKNAIFADSLAILYNQAGLFDSAAWYAERAMTFFKTDESLLKAGNAYYDAYTFALNAEKQQAMAEKTRALLEQVLEKNPKNPDAKIKIAMTYFSSNPPKGVGMMREVLADDPKNQLALFNMGMLSIQSQQYPKAVDWLEKLSAVNEKHIQGQLLLGVAYLNLGQKEKARQQFDKVKKMDSDPSVQATVDSYLEELK; this comes from the coding sequence ATGCTCAAAAACCGCATCCTTCTATTGGCCATTAGTGCACTCCTCATAGTGGCACTTTTCTTTCTTCCTAAAGCGGTTGTTGAAAATGATAATCAGTTGCAAACCGGAACTGACTCCAAAGGTTCCGGAGCCATGGCGGCAAGTCCGCACGGACCCACACCACAAGGCGTTCGCCAAAACATTAACCGGTTGAAAGCCCGATACTTATCGGGTTTGCCTGAAGAAAAAAATGCTATCTTTGCCGACTCTTTAGCGATCCTGTATAATCAAGCGGGTCTTTTCGACAGCGCAGCCTGGTACGCAGAGAGAGCAATGACGTTCTTTAAAACTGATGAAAGCCTTTTGAAAGCAGGTAATGCCTATTACGATGCTTACACCTTTGCCCTCAATGCTGAAAAGCAGCAGGCAATGGCAGAAAAAACCCGTGCGCTCCTGGAGCAGGTATTGGAAAAAAATCCAAAAAACCCGGACGCCAAGATCAAAATAGCCATGACCTATTTCTCTTCCAATCCTCCCAAAGGTGTTGGCATGATGAGAGAAGTACTGGCCGATGATCCAAAGAATCAACTGGCACTTTTCAACATGGGAATGCTGTCCATTCAATCTCAACAGTATCCTAAGGCAGTCGACTGGTTGGAAAAGCTTTCAGCAGTGAATGAAAAGCATATTCAGGGTCAATTGCTTCTGGGGGTTGCATATCTCAACCTTGGTCAAAAAGAAAAAGCTCGTCAGCAATTTGATAAAGTAAAAAAAATGGATTCGGATCCTTCAGTTCAGGCTACTGTCGATTCGTATCTCGAGGAACTTAAATAA
- a CDS encoding bifunctional phosphoglucose/phosphomannose isomerase, which yields MKKNLEGFTRQLSDALRIGNSVDLVRQGSDIRNVLIVGMGASGIAANLVESLTFGRVPIPITVCKGYEIPQFVSPHTLFIACSYGGNTEETLEAMQKAMLKRAHIICITAGGKMMDIVKEHNLLYIRIPGNYNSPRVTVSYMIVFLLTALYHTNLIGAAFIRETENAMEHLDRSEKAIQAEAELIAKKLKGKLPFIYCDGRLQAMAARFQQQLNENAKQIVHYNTFPEMNHNELVGWRFPENILQQAQVIYLHSDHDHVRVDKRLDICRQIFEKRSHHIIDIVAEGASLLEQYFYLIHLTDWISYFLAKENKVDPDPIEEIDFLKAELDRSS from the coding sequence ATGAAAAAAAATCTCGAAGGATTTACCAGACAATTAAGCGATGCTCTCCGCATTGGGAATAGTGTGGATCTGGTCCGACAGGGCTCTGACATTAGAAACGTACTCATTGTTGGGATGGGGGCCAGTGGAATTGCGGCTAATCTGGTGGAATCACTTACGTTTGGAAGAGTTCCCATCCCGATCACCGTTTGCAAGGGATATGAGATTCCGCAATTCGTAAGTCCCCATACGCTTTTCATAGCATGTTCTTATGGAGGAAATACCGAAGAGACCCTTGAAGCAATGCAGAAGGCAATGCTCAAGCGTGCCCACATTATCTGCATAACAGCCGGCGGAAAGATGATGGACATCGTGAAAGAACATAATCTTCTTTACATTAGAATTCCAGGCAACTATAACAGTCCGAGAGTTACTGTTTCATACATGATTGTCTTTTTGCTTACGGCATTATATCACACCAACCTGATCGGTGCCGCCTTCATTCGGGAAACAGAGAATGCCATGGAGCATCTCGATCGAAGCGAAAAGGCAATTCAGGCAGAAGCTGAGTTGATTGCAAAAAAACTAAAAGGCAAACTTCCATTTATCTATTGTGATGGTCGCCTCCAGGCAATGGCAGCCCGTTTTCAGCAGCAGCTTAATGAGAACGCAAAGCAAATCGTTCATTACAATACCTTCCCGGAAATGAATCATAATGAATTGGTAGGATGGCGATTCCCGGAAAACATTCTCCAGCAGGCTCAGGTTATTTATCTTCATTCCGATCATGACCACGTCCGGGTTGATAAAAGATTGGACATCTGCAGGCAGATTTTTGAAAAACGATCTCATCATATTATTGATATTGTCGCCGAGGGCGCATCATTACTTGAGCAATACTTCTATCTGATCCATCTTACTGATTGGATTTCGTATTTCCTTGCAAAGGAGAATAAAGTCGATCCTGATCCAATAGAAGAAATTGATTTTTTAAAGGCAGAGCTTGACCGGTCTTCATGA
- a CDS encoding integration host factor subunit beta, with translation MTPSTVTKADVINQIAEKTGIDKADVTASVEAFFSIVKNSMSGGHNIYVRGFGSFINKKRKKKIARNISRNTAIVIDEHFIPSFKPAKVFINKIKNSDKVKQLAEK, from the coding sequence ATAACACCCAGCACCGTGACGAAAGCAGACGTTATAAATCAAATCGCAGAGAAGACAGGCATCGATAAAGCAGATGTTACAGCATCCGTGGAAGCCTTCTTTTCCATTGTAAAAAATTCCATGTCAGGCGGACATAATATATATGTTCGTGGCTTTGGAAGCTTCATCAATAAAAAACGAAAGAAGAAAATTGCACGCAATATTTCGCGCAACACTGCCATCGTGATCGATGAGCATTTCATACCAAGCTTTAAGCCTGCAAAAGTTTTCATCAACAAGATCAAGAACAGCGACAAGGTAAAGCAACTTGCTGAAAAATAA
- the lipB gene encoding lipoyl(octanoyl) transferase LipB, translating to MNLKPNHETEIIDLGLIDYQQALDYQTHLFNDTLAIKSANRDTSEDKQLTTKNYLIFCEHPHVFTLGKSGDEKNLLVKKEELHTINATYYPVNRGGDITYHGPGQIVVYPVIDMENFFTDIHQYMRLLEESVIMTLKHFSIQSGRIPGLTGVWLDIDNNKARKICALGVKTSRWVTLHGLAFNVNSDLKYFDYIVPCGLADKAVTSMQKELRTIQNMNEVKEVLKNNLVSLFGMKALVATSSPKRN from the coding sequence ATGAATTTAAAGCCGAATCACGAAACTGAGATCATTGACCTTGGATTGATCGATTATCAGCAGGCACTGGATTATCAAACCCACCTGTTCAATGATACTCTTGCAATTAAATCCGCCAACAGGGACACTTCTGAGGATAAGCAACTCACCACAAAAAATTATCTGATCTTTTGCGAACATCCTCATGTTTTTACTTTGGGTAAAAGCGGAGACGAGAAAAATCTTCTTGTCAAAAAAGAAGAGCTCCACACAATAAATGCTACCTATTATCCAGTCAACAGAGGCGGAGACATCACATATCACGGTCCCGGGCAAATTGTTGTGTACCCAGTCATCGACATGGAAAATTTCTTCACAGACATTCATCAGTATATGAGATTGTTGGAAGAGTCTGTGATCATGACTCTTAAGCATTTTTCAATCCAATCCGGAAGAATTCCAGGACTTACTGGTGTCTGGCTCGATATTGATAATAACAAGGCAAGAAAGATCTGTGCTCTTGGGGTAAAGACCAGTCGTTGGGTGACACTTCATGGCCTTGCTTTTAATGTTAATTCAGACCTCAAATATTTCGATTACATCGTGCCGTGCGGGCTCGCCGATAAAGCTGTTACTTCGATGCAAAAAGAATTAAGGACTATTCAGAATATGAATGAAGTAAAGGAAGTTCTGAAAAATAATCTTGTCTCACTTTTTGGAATGAAGGCTTTGGTGGCAACATCCAGCCCAAAACGTAATTAA
- a CDS encoding single-stranded DNA-binding protein, with amino-acid sequence MSGVNKVILVGRLGKDPEVRNLENGATVANFTIATSETYKDKTTGDKKEITEWHNIVLWRGLAEIAAKYLHKGDMIYIEGKLRTRSWEKENVTRYTTEVVGDNMTMLSTKREGSSGGGNQEYRPSAAPQHSASDDFGSKSGGSSTDDLPF; translated from the coding sequence ATGTCAGGCGTAAACAAGGTTATTTTAGTTGGAAGACTGGGAAAAGATCCCGAAGTGAGAAATCTCGAAAATGGTGCAACAGTAGCAAACTTTACAATCGCTACTTCCGAGACCTATAAAGACAAAACTACTGGTGATAAAAAAGAAATCACAGAGTGGCACAACATTGTACTGTGGAGAGGGCTTGCGGAGATTGCAGCCAAATATCTTCACAAGGGTGATATGATCTACATCGAAGGCAAACTCCGTACCCGCTCATGGGAAAAAGAGAATGTTACTCGGTATACTACCGAAGTTGTTGGGGATAACATGACGATGCTCAGCACTAAACGTGAGGGCAGTAGTGGAGGCGGAAATCAGGAATACAGACCTTCTGCTGCTCCCCAGCACAGTGCTTCAGATGACTTCGGCTCCAAGTCGGGCGGCAGCAGTACGGATGACCTTCCTTTCTGA
- the htpG gene encoding molecular chaperone HtpG: MEKGTISINTENIFPIIKKFLYSDHEIFLRELVSNAVDATQKLKKLAAMGEFNGELGDLKIEVSFDKNNKTITVSDHGLGMTGEEIKKYINQIAFSGATEFVEKFKDKGDAKDIIGKFGLGFYSAFMVSDRVVIHSRSYKSTEAEGARWECDGSTEFELTSLPKEQRGTDVILHINQEGEEFLDEFRLKGILDKYCKFLPVEIKFGTKEERVEDGVDNEGKPAFKSITKDNIINNPSPLWTKSPKELTDEDYLKFYKELYPFAEEPLFWIHLNVDYPFNLTGVLYFPKVKNDFEVNKNKIQLYSRQVFITDEVKDVVPDFLMLLHGVLDSPDIPLNVSRSYLQSDSNVKKISQHISKKVADKLNDMFKKDRTDFEKKWDDISIFVKYGMVSDEKFYDRAKDYALLKNTQKKYSTIEEYHTLVKDLQTDKEGNLIYLYSSDVNKQHSFIETANQKAYDVLILDGVLDSHFINTLEQKLEKTQFRRVDSDTIDKLIVKDETVESVLSQEDQDKLKSVFQKAINNASMNVAIDSLAPDHLPVTVTMSEWARRMKDMARTGGGGGMYSFMGSMPDQYSVSINSNHKMAQKVLQAENEEQQIKLAKQAYDLALLSQGMLTGADLTNFIKRSVDLVS; this comes from the coding sequence ATGGAAAAAGGCACGATCTCGATCAATACGGAAAACATCTTTCCGATCATCAAGAAATTTCTCTACTCAGACCATGAAATATTCCTCAGGGAATTGGTCAGCAACGCGGTAGACGCCACCCAAAAGCTAAAGAAGCTCGCGGCAATGGGTGAGTTTAATGGAGAGCTGGGTGACTTGAAAATCGAAGTCAGTTTTGATAAGAACAACAAGACGATTACAGTCTCCGATCATGGACTCGGAATGACCGGTGAGGAAATTAAAAAGTATATCAATCAGATCGCTTTTTCCGGAGCCACTGAATTCGTTGAAAAATTTAAAGACAAAGGTGATGCAAAAGACATCATTGGAAAGTTTGGTCTTGGATTTTACTCGGCGTTCATGGTTTCTGACAGAGTCGTGATTCATTCACGCTCATATAAATCAACTGAAGCAGAAGGTGCACGATGGGAATGTGATGGATCAACGGAGTTTGAATTAACCTCTCTTCCAAAGGAACAGCGTGGAACAGATGTAATTCTTCATATCAATCAGGAAGGTGAAGAGTTTCTGGATGAGTTTCGTCTGAAAGGAATTCTTGATAAATATTGCAAGTTCCTTCCTGTTGAAATCAAATTCGGCACAAAGGAAGAGCGTGTAGAGGATGGTGTTGACAATGAGGGTAAGCCCGCTTTTAAAAGCATTACAAAAGATAACATCATCAACAATCCTTCACCTCTCTGGACCAAGTCGCCCAAAGAACTTACTGATGAAGATTATTTAAAGTTTTATAAAGAACTCTATCCGTTTGCGGAAGAACCATTGTTCTGGATCCATCTTAATGTTGATTATCCATTCAACCTTACCGGTGTTCTTTATTTCCCTAAGGTTAAGAATGATTTTGAAGTCAATAAAAACAAGATCCAGCTTTACAGCCGCCAGGTTTTTATAACCGATGAGGTAAAGGATGTTGTTCCTGACTTCCTTATGTTACTCCACGGCGTTTTGGATTCCCCGGATATTCCGCTAAACGTTTCACGCAGTTATCTTCAAAGTGACTCCAATGTCAAAAAGATCAGTCAGCACATTTCCAAGAAAGTAGCTGACAAGCTCAATGATATGTTCAAAAAGGATCGCACTGATTTCGAAAAGAAGTGGGATGACATTAGCATTTTTGTAAAGTATGGAATGGTCAGCGATGAAAAATTCTATGATCGCGCAAAAGATTATGCTTTACTGAAAAACACTCAGAAAAAGTATTCAACAATTGAAGAATATCACACCCTTGTCAAGGATCTTCAAACCGACAAAGAAGGAAATCTCATCTATCTCTACAGCAGCGATGTCAATAAGCAACATAGCTTTATTGAAACAGCCAATCAAAAAGCTTATGATGTATTGATTCTCGATGGGGTTCTTGATAGCCATTTCATCAATACGCTGGAGCAAAAGCTTGAAAAGACGCAATTCCGAAGAGTTGATAGTGATACTATTGATAAACTGATTGTAAAGGATGAGACGGTTGAAAGCGTTTTAAGTCAGGAAGATCAGGATAAGTTGAAATCAGTATTTCAAAAAGCCATCAACAACGCCAGCATGAATGTGGCGATTGATTCTCTTGCGCCCGATCATTTACCGGTTACCGTTACTATGAGCGAATGGGCAAGAAGAATGAAAGACATGGCTCGCACAGGCGGTGGTGGTGGAATGTATAGCTTCATGGGATCCATGCCTGATCAATATTCGGTCTCCATCAACAGCAATCATAAGATGGCTCAAAAAGTATTACAAGCTGAAAATGAAGAGCAGCAAATCAAACTTGCAAAACAAGCATACGATCTTGCTCTGCTTTCACAAGGAATGCTTACTGGTGCCGATCTCACCAATTTCATTAAAAGAAGCGTTGATTTAGTATCCTAG
- a CDS encoding Rne/Rng family ribonuclease, translating into MSNELIISATPEGCRIALLRDKSLVEFHEDNGGSKFSVGDIYLGNVKKVVQGLNAAFIDIGYEKDAFLHYLDLGPQFGSLQKFTKLVRAKKITGGRLEKFQAERDIDKHGKIGQQLSKGQFIPVQVVKEPISTKGPRLSSELSIAGRYLVMVPFSNSVNVSKRISSSEERKRLQRLIQSIKPEGFGVIVRTVAEGKEVAELDKDLRNLVKTWEEGAARLVTANPRDKIIGELSKTSSILRDLLNESFDNVHIDDKKIYEEVKAYIHNIAPDKDKIVKLYTGKAKIFEHYGIEKLIKSAFGQTVSLRAGGYLIIEHTEALHVIDVNSGNKSNREENQETTALSVNIEAAKEVARQLRLRDMGGIIVVDFIDMRSADNKKLIFKTMIDEMEQDRAKHTVLPLSKFGLMQITRERVRPQMNIATKEVCPTCNGTGSITASILITDQIEEHIKHLFEKQNEPNLVLALHPFLFAYYTKGLFSKRVKWFFKYKRWVNLVKDTSLGITEFHFLNKDGEEIDLAKGKPAAQPAEVAAEA; encoded by the coding sequence GTGAGTAACGAACTAATCATAAGCGCTACTCCGGAAGGATGCCGCATTGCCCTACTGCGCGACAAGTCGCTGGTTGAATTTCATGAAGACAATGGTGGAAGCAAGTTCTCTGTAGGTGACATTTACCTTGGCAACGTTAAGAAAGTTGTCCAGGGTTTAAATGCCGCCTTCATTGATATCGGATACGAGAAGGATGCATTCCTTCACTATCTGGATCTTGGTCCTCAATTTGGATCCCTTCAGAAATTCACAAAGCTGGTTCGCGCCAAAAAGATCACAGGTGGTCGACTAGAAAAATTCCAGGCTGAAAGAGATATCGACAAGCATGGAAAAATCGGCCAGCAACTTTCCAAAGGACAGTTTATTCCTGTCCAGGTTGTAAAGGAGCCGATCTCCACAAAGGGCCCGCGTCTTTCTTCGGAGTTGTCCATCGCCGGGAGATACCTGGTCATGGTGCCATTCTCAAACTCTGTGAACGTCTCCAAACGTATCAGCAGCAGTGAAGAGCGTAAACGCCTCCAACGCCTTATCCAATCAATCAAACCTGAAGGATTTGGTGTCATCGTACGTACTGTCGCCGAAGGCAAAGAAGTAGCAGAACTGGACAAAGATCTTCGCAACCTGGTGAAAACCTGGGAAGAAGGTGCTGCCCGTCTTGTCACTGCTAATCCACGCGACAAGATCATCGGTGAACTAAGCAAAACATCATCTATCCTTCGTGATCTGCTGAACGAATCTTTTGATAACGTTCACATCGACGACAAAAAGATCTACGAAGAAGTAAAGGCCTATATCCATAACATCGCTCCTGACAAGGATAAGATCGTTAAGCTTTATACAGGCAAAGCAAAAATCTTTGAACACTACGGCATTGAGAAGCTCATCAAGTCTGCATTTGGTCAGACTGTGAGTCTTAGAGCTGGTGGATATCTCATCATTGAACATACGGAAGCTCTTCACGTCATTGACGTCAACAGCGGAAACAAATCCAATCGTGAAGAAAATCAGGAGACCACTGCTTTATCGGTTAACATTGAAGCCGCGAAAGAAGTAGCGCGTCAGCTTCGTCTGCGCGATATGGGTGGTATCATCGTTGTCGATTTTATCGACATGCGCAGTGCCGATAACAAGAAGCTCATCTTCAAAACAATGATTGATGAGATGGAGCAGGATCGTGCCAAGCACACTGTTCTTCCTCTTTCAAAGTTTGGATTGATGCAAATCACCCGTGAACGTGTACGTCCGCAGATGAATATTGCAACCAAGGAAGTATGTCCGACTTGCAATGGAACTGGCAGCATCACAGCAAGCATTTTGATCACAGATCAGATCGAAGAGCATATCAAGCATCTGTTTGAAAAACAAAATGAACCTAACCTGGTTCTTGCACTTCATCCTTTCCTGTTTGCCTATTACACAAAAGGACTTTTTTCCAAAAGGGTAAAGTGGTTCTTCAAATACAAACGTTGGGTCAATCTTGTAAAAGACACTTCTCTTGGAATTACAGAATTCCACTTCCTGAACAAGGATGGTGAAGAAATTGATCTGGCGAAAGGTAAGCCTGCTGCACAACCCGCAGAGGTCGCAGCAGAAGCTTAA